DNA sequence from the Drosophila sechellia strain sech25 chromosome 3L, ASM438219v1, whole genome shotgun sequence genome:
aaaatcttaACACGAAGTTCGGCGTACATTTGTATTGGATATAATGCACGGCTGGGTGCTAAGACATACGGCTAAGCAATATATATGGAGCATCTATAAATGCTTTTCTGTATCATTAGATTTGCTGCCTTGATATattgttaaatatataaaatatgaaaacgtTTAGTTTCAACCCTCGCCCAAAGGCCTGTTTTAGTTTGCTTAGTAATtagaaattacatttttatataggTATGTACTGAATGAGAAGGTGTCGAAAATGTGGACTTCcgataaaaatacaaatgagTTGGAATACGGTTGGCTGTATAGATGTGTATACTTCGATTTCTTATATGGAACGCATCGTGTTCTGTTTTCGATTGATGTGCATATTGATAGATTGAAAACGATTATATATATTCTCTCTTCCTCCTTTTTGTTTATGGCATCTTTCAGTCAATGACCACACGGGTAAGGAGTATGCCACGCTTGCTCAACCATAgtctataaataaataccatTGCATTAGATGTGAATCTGGAGAAGATTGCAAGAGACACTTACCCGAAGCCAGCTCCCAGCAGCAGGGACAGGACGTTGGTCACCAGTAGCGAGTACAGAATTTCGCGGGAGAACAAAGAGTTGGAACCCAGTCGCTTCAAGCGTATGGAGTAGCCTGTGTTAGTCTTCTTTTTCTCGCCCTCGTCGCCGGCATCCTCGCTGACAGTCTCGAAGTTCCAGCttctataaataataattcaatGAATAACTATATTTGTGGGAAAATGCCGCAATGCTTCAAACTTAGTTCTAGTTTCTAGAAACCTAGCTAAAAACTTAGCCAAATAACtacatatattaatatctttCATACCTGGGTGGCTGCTCCTCGGCATTGCGATTCCAGTTCTTCAGCCAATCTCCATTGTCTGCATTCTGTTTGTCTCCGCCctggcaaaagcaaaacacaGAGACTGGCATTGTTAGCAAGATCACCTCGGTTCCGCCTCGATTCTCATCTCTTACCTTGGTCCAGTAGTTGATGTACACGTTTCTGAGCTCATCGTCCGGACAGAGCTCCGACTGGGGACTGTTCGGTGGACTCTTGGGGCTATCACGGGGCGTATCACGACGGGAGCTGGCCAAGGAGACGACACGGCTCGACTGGTTCGATTCGCGCTGGGCCTCGCGCAGAAGTCTCAGGTACTCCTCGCCATTGTTGAATGGCAACGGAGTGATTCTGTCGGGGCTCTTGATGCCAGCCATCGCAGCTGTTGTGCTGAGTTCGATCCAAGATTCTGAAAAAGAAGATCATTAGCATGCTAGACTGGCGGGCAAAGTGGGTGAAAGCTAAAGCCGAATGGGGTGAAATTGAATATTTAGTTGGTTGCATTTGGAGGTGGTTAAATATATCACATGCTCGAGGGTCGAAACCTTTTGAGACGTGTTGAATAAACATGAGAAGTCCGAATTCGTTGAATCTTAAATCACAGGCGTCCGTTTGGGCTTAATAGAGTTTGCCATCTTTATAGAAAAAGGTTCTGGGGGCATAATTTACCAAAATGTaatcaacaaattttaaatagaCCGCTTACAAATTTCAATACTATTTAACTGTTATTTATAAACTGCTAAACGTCTTTTTAAAGTAATCACTTGTCTAAAATTACACTTGTTGACGAAATAAAGTAGTTTCACTTGTTAACTTAGCAAGACGTGCAGTTTGAGAGCCACTGTGCGGCGGCAACGGCTCTAAAACTGTGCCATCGTCACCCTTTCAGcgtttgttttcgtttttgtttacacgtaaaaacattttaaccATACAAACGTTCCGTTCGTTAGCCGATCtataatgtatgtatttgtatatatctGTTCGAGTGCTCGTGCCCCATTGATAAGGCTAAAAACCCCAGCACTCGCACAATTTCCGTTTCTTTTCGGCATATTGTGTATATAAAGCAGCACACATGTTTTGTTTATAGTCTATACAGTCGATGCTTATCAATGCGCTGCGGagaaaatttcattttcaaaaaaaatcgaGAAAAAAGACAAACTGGCAATGCAATATGGACACGAGAAGCGTGCAAGTTACTTGATGACAGCGGTGCTCGATCGGATGATAAGGAGTACAGTGGAGCGTGCCTAAAAactacataataataaaaccaaaTGATAAGAGCTATCCCAACGCCTTATCTACCACCTATTAATCACTTTCTAATGAAggaaattttaattctttttataattttgtaatatcacataaatttaaattctttcTGGGATTGCTTGCTCTCTAGTTATCACTGTACAATCATCTAATTTAGACACTTTCGCGATGGAATCAGTTACAGAGTAGTTCAAATCACTCACGTGGCAGACCAATCATGCTGACAATTGAATACTAAATGCAGCGTCTAGACGAAAAGGATGATGCATTTATGATGGAAATGTtgcgaaaatggaaaatgctaaATGGAAATGCCCGCGGGTCAGGTAGATGCAGAAGTTTTGCACAGGTAAACAATATTTTGAGCGTTATAGGGAATCCGGGTTACAGGTACGAAAatggaaacaaaaacaaaagcaaaagcgcACAGAAGGGtggcgaaaacaaaaacaatggcTTTGTGACTCACGGCACGTAGgcctctctccctctctttcgAACCAAGCACCCTCTGTCACTCTCTAACACTCACTCCCCCTCTCGCTCTCTTTCTGCCCTACCCTCTTCGGGCTTTGTCGGGTGTGCATCTTCATGCGCAGCTGTCCAAAAGACCCTGAGTTGGGCCCATTGAACCGCCTTTATTATTGGACGGATGACTCCGCGGTATCATGATACGATTTCTTACGTAGTATATGGCACAgtgcacaaagaaaaaatgtttCTCTAAGTTTGGTCATTCATTTCGCA
Encoded proteins:
- the LOC6616327 gene encoding BCL2/adenovirus E1B 19 kDa protein-interacting protein 3 isoform X2, with amino-acid sequence MIGLPQSWIELSTTAAMAGIKSPDRITPLPFNNGEEYLRLLREAQRESNQSSRVVSLASSRRDTPRDSPKSPPNSPQSELCPDDELRNVYINYWTKGGDKQNADNGDWLKNWNRNAEEQPPRSWNFETVSEDAGDEGEKKKTNTGYSIRLKRLGSNSLFSREILYSLLVTNVLSLLLGAGFGLWLSKRGILLTRVVID
- the LOC6616327 gene encoding BCL2/adenovirus E1B 19 kDa protein-interacting protein 3 isoform X1, which produces MSTTPKSSEDLLGESWIELSTTAAMAGIKSPDRITPLPFNNGEEYLRLLREAQRESNQSSRVVSLASSRRDTPRDSPKSPPNSPQSELCPDDELRNVYINYWTKGGDKQNADNGDWLKNWNRNAEEQPPRSWNFETVSEDAGDEGEKKKTNTGYSIRLKRLGSNSLFSREILYSLLVTNVLSLLLGAGFGLWLSKRGILLTRVVID